Proteins from a single region of Drosophila biarmipes strain raj3 chromosome 3R, RU_DBia_V1.1, whole genome shotgun sequence:
- the LOC108031282 gene encoding uncharacterized protein LOC108031282 — protein MAYNGLGLPGIFCPDESVEQFARLYGSDNLSKIMIMATSSRHPTDYLSNVQAPVHQNPGVMGASQPRFYGSPSTTDERNPIVNPRYGVHAVQGSRPLMQGACGDHYTPSPTFKNFKPDYPSGHSHAHPGVQNQRQVQYHPQQSQPLNFMYPPPPGPRFPWL, from the exons ATGGCTTACAACGGCTTAGGGCTACCTGGTATTTTTTGTCCGGAT GAAAGCGTTGAGCAATTTGCAAGACTTTACGGAAGTgataatttaagcaaaattATGATAATGGCCACGAGCAGTCGACATCCCACTGACTATTTGAGTAATGTGCAGGCGCCAGTTCATCAGAATCCGGGAGTTATGGGGGCCAGCCAACCCAGGTTTTATGGAAGTCCATCGACCACAGACGAGCGAAATCCCATAGTTAATCCCCGATATGGTGTTCA TGCTGTTCAAGGATCCAGGCCCTTGATGCAAGGGGCCTGTGGTGACCATTATACCCCCTCGCCAACTTTTAAGAACTTTAAGCCCGACTATCCGTCGGGTCACTCCCACGCCCATCCAGGAGTCCAAAATCAGCGGCAAGTGCAATACCACCCTCAGCAGTCACAGCCCCTGAATTTTATGTATCCACCCCCACCTGGACCCAGATTTCCCTGGCTTTAA
- the LOC108030966 gene encoding another transcription unit protein, with protein MVDPNAQKYRDRIANENKTGETPRYGQSSTGHKISIIRNVCIRQPFAGRPTVYSENVGNSNLATAPNAPFNKQTEASAINNPNKDARKVTYTQSYRSTYVKAIPTSLSKGKTIPEGFTGSPPKANISHSVGNPTLGLTFSGNQKADPSSSQVHESRPLLKSHEGMKDSVTAKDLPHREDKIMTTNSIPTLDSKGKLIPNRAVGNPNSRPENQEESVTECNILAAPLFGCGEVKDAQSSIEEEHRKMLGNKLTTKFSATLPADNCALGGPSQLLKMPHFIAVESKAYVAKDFKNAVTEEDLKDEQARGEFINRLKTTVRWRETDSKVKESNSCVVRWSDGSETFHVGDEVFDVIHTPVTNEQNHLYVRRESLFQPQGSIKDKMTLRPKLDSTFGQSHVQGMRNRAVNKPQSGCVKVLMNMGADPVQDHKRRVKEEMATLRLEEREKRRESSKLNRRKPPVRPMHHSTANYTDSEQASSEEGSIQSNRNVYSSLISCPATDDDSLSDGPRCSTSKRKKVLQSDSD; from the exons ATGGTGGACCCAAATGCACAAAAGTATCGCGACAGGATAG ctAACGAAAATAAGACCGGCGAAACCCCGAGGTATGGTCAAAGTTCTACTGGCCATAAAATTTCCATCATTAGGAACGTTTGCATAAGACAACCTTTTGCTGGCCGACCAACCGTATATAGTGAGAATGTTGG AAACTCCAATTTAGCTACCGCTCCGAATGCACCCTTTAATAAACAGACTGAAGCCTCTGCTATCAACAATCCAAACAAGGATGCTAGAAAAGTGACTTATACGCAAAGTTATCGTAGCACCTATGTAAAAGCTATTCCAACTTCGCTTTCGAAGGGCAAAACAATTCCCGAAGGATTTACTGGCAGCCCACCTAAAGCCAATATTAGCCACAGTGTTGG AAATCCTACGCTTGGATTGACCTTCAGTGGTAATCAAAAAGCTGACCCAAGCAGCAGCCAGGTGCACGAAAGTCGTCCATTGCTGAAAAGCCACGAAGGAATGAAAGATTCAGTCACCGCCAAAGACCTTCCTCACAGGGAAGATAAAATAATGACCACCAACTCTATTCCAACTTTGGACTCCAAGGGCAAATTGATTCCCAATAGAGCTGTTGGCAACCCAAATTCAAGGCCTGAAAACCAAGAAGAATCGGTAACAGAATGCAACATTTTGGCTGCTCCGCTCTTCGGATGTGGCGAAGTTAAGGACGCACAATCTTCCATTGAAGAGGAACACCGCAAAATGTTGGGAAACAAGTTGACGACCAAGTTCAGCGCCACCTTGCCGGCTGACAACTGTGCCCTTGGTGGTCCATCACAGCTCCTGAAGATGCCGCACTTCATAGCCGTGGAGTCCAAGGCTTACGTGGCCAAAGACTTTAAAAATGCCGTGACTGAAGAGGATTTGAAGGACGAACAGGCTCGCGGGGAGTTCATAAATCGTCTGAAGACAACAGTGAGGTGGAGGGAAACCGATAGTAAGGTCAAGGAGTCGAATTCCTGTGTTGTTCGATGGTCCGATGGCAGCGAGACCTTCCATGTGGGCGACGAGGTCTTCGATGTGATTCACACCCCGGTGACCAATGAGCAAAATCATCTCTATGTACGTCGGGAAAGCCTTTTTCAGCCGCAGGGATCGATCAAGGACAAGATGACACTGCGTCCCAAGCTGGACTCGACTTTTGGCCAGAGTCATGTCCAGGGCATGCGTAATCGCGCAGTGAATAAACCGCAATCGGGCTGCGTCAAGGTGCTGATGAACATGGGAGCTGATCCTGTCCAGGATCATAAGCGTCGCGTCAAGGAGGAAATGGCCACGCTGCGTCTGGAGGAGCGTGAGAAGCGTCGCGAGTCGAGTAAGCTGAATCGCCGCAAGCCGCCGGTTAGACCTATGCATCATTCCACCGCGAACTATACGGATTCGGAGCAGGCTTCTAGCGAGGAGGGATCTATCCAATCAAATCGCAATGTGTACTCTTCGTTGATAAGCTGCCCGGCTACAGACGACGACTCCTTGTCCGATGGACCCCGTTGCAGCACCTCCAAGCGCAAGAAGGTTCTCCAATCGGATTCCGACTAG
- the LOC122817784 gene encoding putative gustatory receptor 92a: MFGVLRQLNIPKVSAGILRWSLFIVRLMGAADFRLKTSSDDQVMVEDSSLKWKWTFGLFRIGCQTMFMTMYFRWDVPNIELTEHFLHFMRLLLQFACCMSILRLQIAQGHEVTKLINNLLQLFRQVQDFCNGNRYGFGGKNEMVVLFFIIISLIHEEVFILTLIKPHWSPLEIAAVYADTYICFGIKMLIYYAFIIRIQYDVVLLCSDTVIEMLSLFLLTWSVQRAVEKSGEIRLIMLDYSNLIKTRNWHKTLELCYIELTVNELRVLPLGLFRISKELFMEFLSAMFCYLTFLIQSRIQLL, from the exons ATGTTCGGGGTACTTCGTCAGTTAAATATTCCAAAAGTGTCCGCTGGAATTCTGCGGTGGAGTCTCTTCATCGTCAGACTTATGGGAGCAGCGGACTTCAGATTAAAAACCTCTTCTGATGACCAAGTGATGGTGGAGGATAGTTCTCTCAAGTGGAAGTGGACCTTTGGCCTTTTTCGCATTGGATGTCAAACTATGTTTATGACAATGTACTTTCGATGGGATGTGCCAAACATTGAATTGACCGAACATTTTCTACACTTCATGCGGTTGCTCCTCCAATTCGCCTGTTGCATGTCCATCCTGAGATTGCAGATAGCGCAAGGACACGAGGTCACAAAGCTGATCAATAATTTACTACAACTTTTTCGACAAGTTCAAGACTTTTGCAATGGCAATCGCTATGGATTTGGAGGAAAAAATGAGAtggtagttttgttttttatcataATCAGCCTGATACACGAGGAAGTCTTTATCCTCACTTTGATTAAGCCCCATTGGAGCCCGCTTGAAATAGCTGCCGTCTATGCTGACACCTATATTTGCTTTGGCATTAAAATGCTCATATACTACGCCT TCATTATTCGCATTCAATATGATGTCGTTCTTTTGTGCTCGGACACTGTGATTGAGATGTTGAGCTTGTTTCTTTTGACTTGGTCGGTGCAAAGGGCAGTGGAGAAGTCTGGTGAAATACGACTTATAATGCTGGACTACTCCAATCTTATCAAAACTCGGAATTGGCACAAAAct TTGGAACTGTGTTACATAGAACTGACTGTGAACGAGCTTCGGGTTCTCCCGCTGGGCCTTTTTCGTATATCAAAGGAACTCTTCATGGAATTCCTTTCGGCCATGTTCTGCTACTTGACCTTTTTGATACAATCCAGAATTCAGCTCCTATAG
- the LOC108030967 gene encoding putative gustatory receptor 92a, with translation MFGVFHLMSVPKLNALILRYIFRYAQSIGVIFFRLKKSHEGEIVSNCKWMKWISIIHRIVTFSFFIYSYLCIITFTSLHVAKIILLFRLLLSIPIVGLILGYKVLRGAEIIELFNQFLRLFRQVRKVLRLKTTGFGGGRELILILLGLISLFHEITYLWIVEKHFSLHFFIFWWCDFFLVTGTNMFIHINFMAYLSIGVLYSEVNKYVRINLRIQLQKLDTSTSEKAIRKAHKQLEKCIYLYRKIYNISTTFQRLFVLPLFLALLNKVLIITIMGLRMIIDLKYVGSIFWILIFKHILDLFLLTISVQGALNQFRIIRRLNLEIGEAGKLRKFQRTLEIFFIHLNLCQFRVQILGLCEITNELFLIFLSALTSWLVFLAQHRMQLNNV, from the exons ATGTTCGGGGTTTTCCACTTAATGAGTGTTCCGAAACTTAACGCCTTAATTCTGAGATACATTTTCCGTTACGCACAGTCAATTGGCGTCATCTTTTTTCGACTTAAAAAAAGTCATGAAGGGGAAATAGTATCAAATTGCAAGTGGATGAAGTGGATTAGTATTATTCATCGGATTGTGACCTTCTCCTTCTTCATTTATTCGTATTTATGTATTATAACTTTCACAAGTCTACACGTCGCTAAAATAATTCTCCTTTTTCGACTTTTACTGAGCATTCCCATTGTTGGGCTTATCTTGGGATACAAGGTTTTACGAGGCGCAGAAATTATAGAGCTTTTCAATCAATTCCTCCGGCTCTTTCGACAAGTGCGGAAAGTGTTAAGGTTGAAAACAACTGGCTTTGGCGGCGGACGAGAGCTCATTTTGATCCTTCTGGGATTGATCAGCCTGTTCCATGAGATAACATATCTCTGGATTGTAGAAAAACATTTCTCTTtgcattttttcatattttggtGGTGCGACTTTTTTCTCGTCACCGGCACCAACATGTTTATACACATCAATTTCATGGCCTATCTGAGCATTGGAGTTCTTTATTCGGAGGTCAATAAATATGTTCGTATCAATTTGCGAATCCAACTGCAGAAACTGGATACCTCGACCAGCGAAAAAGCAATAAGAAAAGCACACAAACAGCTGGAAAAGTGCATATATTTGTACAGAAAGATATATAATATCAGCACTACCTTTCAGAGACTCTTTGTACTGCCCCTTTTTTTGGCACTTCTGAATAAGGTTTTGATTATCACCATAATGGGCCTCAGAATGATTATTGATTTGAAGTACGTCGGCAGCATTTTCTGGATACTCATCTTCAAACATATATTAGACCTTTTTCTGCTAACCATTTCTGTTCAGGGTGCACTGAATCAGTTCAGAATTATCAGGCGGCTAAACTTGGAGATCGGCGAGGCAGGCAAACTTAGAAAATTTCAACGTACG CTGGAAATATTCTTCATTCATCTAAATCTTTGCCAGTTCAGAGTTCAAATCTTGGGCCTCTGTGAAATTACCAACGAACTctttctaatatttttatcaGCACTGACATCTTGGCTGGTTTTCCTTGCACAACATAGAATgcaattaaataatgtttaa